AACTGCGAATTGCATTGTTTTATGATTAGAgtatatttagatttttgtgttatatcttcataacataaaatatattcaaataaattcttataatttaatatttttactatGATTCCACTTTAATTAGTGGACTCTTTTCTCTAACAAATTATTACGCTGCCGcatcaaccaatcaaatgcgACGTTGTAAAAGGCGAtgtcatttttatgttatggtctgataatatgatttttaaGCCAATTAGAATACCTGTTACAAGGAagataataaacatttaacacTGTTAGCTAGCATGAACACAATGATAAGATAATGCCCAAAATACATCAGATACACATATACCATTTATATCTAAAtgcacacacatacacacacacactcaacACCCCAACACACACGTACGAAGTCAAGCACACACGTATGCATATATGCACACATATGCAAATCTAATAAGTAATCTATAATTTATTCCGTTGTCATGGTTTCCATACCATTGTTTTAAATAAGTTAAtgaatgaaatgataaaataaaagaatGTTAAATATGAAAAGGACTTTGTTCATCCTAATGACGTTGTACTTGTGGAATACGCTATTATAGACAGGCACtactataaaatattaaaacatcaataataCTCTGTTTTACAGATTTTAAGATAAACACTTCTTACAAAATCAAAGGCACGTCACAAAATTGAGCTTCAAAAAAcagcaaaatatttaaataggacatgtatatatatatatatttgtgtcagTGTGTAAAATAGTTAGTTGTTAATTAGGCACTTATCacaaatacataacaaaaaacTCCCTATTCCAGTCACACATCTGTTTCCTaattaaagaatatttacaaattgacATAGCAAATTTGATACtagtacaaaataaaaataaatgatatatgtaacaacaaaaatgtcttttttttcaaaatggaaaaTGATTTGACTAAATATTGATTAGTTGGCCAGAGACTAACTATTGTGTATACAATTCCACTGTCATTTCTGTGTTTAagattttctgtatttttttatacTAATACACAATCTAGTTGCGTTTGTCTTTTTCATAGGTAGTTGACCTCGTTGTAAGACTGAGGACTTTAAATGAGCACTCAAAGGTTCCAAAGTCTGAATCTCTTATCGGTGGTTTTTCGTTGCTGTACACCGCTGCACCATGAATGTCTGTAGATGATATAGTTGTTATGTTATAAACATAATGAAAATCATCGCTCAAGCAATAAAAATGCGCTTTGTAAAACCATGCATTATTTCCCAACAACATGTACAAATGTCAATGATGCATGGCTAatgtctacattgtatatataaattactatGTAAGTCGGTAATTCAAACATCAATAGCACTGGTTTGTCACAGTTCCCTATACATGGGAAGCACTTTCAAAGCTGCCGAAGTCGATCATGTAACACAAGGCTATATCATATAACAATGGAAATATCCTAATTACGTaacaatgtaaaaattaaatagAAATCGTAAATTCATAAATAAACCAGAGGTGgtattttacaacaaaacactTCATGTTTCGGTGAAAGTAAGCATTGGTATTGGACCAGAGAATAAAATGGCTATTAGTCCATATGCAGATGGACGAATAGTCTTACACAGCGGGACGATTAGTCTTATACATGGGACGAATAGTCTTCTACAGCGGGGGAATAGTTTTATACGGCGAGACGATTCGTATTATATAGCAGGACGAAGTGTCTCATACGGAGGAACGAAAAGTCTAATACAGAGGGGTGATTAATTAGTGCAATATAGAGGTTGTGTATCACtcaaaattcattataaatAGTCTATCGACTTTAAGCAGATATGCGATTGGTACTTAACAGAAATGAATGTTAACTCCTCATTTTCAAACTTTCTTTGTAATGATAATGTGCTTTACTCTTTTTAAACCCTAGAATTGTTTAGATgtgttttttctctgttttcTTGGTCCTTGGTCAGGATTTGCATTCGTGTGAATGTGAAACCCAGTGGTTTAGctggaaaaaataaacaaaaatatcattattaataaaataaaataaaactgagATATAGCAACAGAGCTGATAGGTGACTTTATGATTAATTTTATCGCCTacttaaatataatttatatgaaatacagacatgtatattgaaaatgCTATTATTCATTTAGCAGCAAATTATATCTAGAGGTTACTTTCACTATAATATCAAACCATGGACCCAGTCTCAAAAACAGTCCTTGGATTTGAGAAATTCCTTAACACTAAAGTCACCGCAGGAAAGTATTTCAGAACTGGAACTGGGAACAGAACTATGTCATAGCAACAAAGAAGTCTCTGAATGCAACAACAGATGAAACAGACAgtatttataaatcaaatttaaCAACGGTATTTTTGTATGGCTTTTGAAGGCGAGAAGTCTCTACTAATCTGTGATTGTTCGATTTttccttcagttttactatgacaataTCCAGCATGCGGTGGATGtaacgatagtgatagtaactcctagAACATTGAGAATGGTAGAAGTGAAACTGTATCAAAGTGTACTTTAAGCTGTTTTAGAAAATCATTTGGAAATcggtttttttctttaaatacaaCTGCAATTAAGACATTTCAGCTGGATGTAAAACTCGCGCAGAATTTATGAAAAGTTGACAGAATTTAGAAGTTGTGACCGGATCTGAAATGTTGACAGAATTTATAAATTGCGACCGGAAGTGAAAAGTTAACAGAATTTAGAAGTTGTAATAGGAAGTGAAAAGTTAACAGAATTTAGAAGTTGTTACCGAAAGTGGAAAGTTGACAGAATTTAGAAGTTGTTACCGGAAGTGAAAAGTTGACAGAATATAGAAGTTGTAACCGGAAGTGAACAGTTGACAAAATTAGGACGTTGTAACCGGAAGTTAAACGTTGACAGAATTTAGATATTCGTACCTGACATGTCTGACTACAGTACCAGACTTGTTTACAGCTGGAACACAGGAACATGGCGGACTTTCCACACACTTTACAGTTACCGTTGATCTGTTGGAGATGTGGAGGGTTGTCCCGCTGTATGACAACATTCGGGGCGTACGTGACGGGGATGTCATAGCGCGTGCCTTGCTGCTGAACGGTCGTCGTAGACATTCGATTGTAATTCTGTTAACAATTATCAATATACAAAAAACACTTAAAAACGAATTGTAGTTATAATAACTATAGTTAATAATCTGAGCTAActtgaatattttaatgttatggGGATAAAAATCTGAGTGTCCAGTAAATTAAccacgaagcggtttatgatgagagtatgcttaatttttatgttttatggacaaaacataaaaaactatATTCATATCAACCCTTACAGTTCAATCTACAATAGATAATTTCTTCAAAATtccaaattcattttgggacttctatgaaatcattaggccgtcatctcagccaatcagaaaggATGTTACAAATGATGACgccattttttttccattatgaGCTGATAAATGAGAGATTTAGCCAATAGAATGCTTTCTTCAAggaaaattacatttaaaacCATAGACAGATGATCTGTAACATGAACGTCATTGGTCGacaataatgaatatatttagTGGTAACCTATCGTTTAACATTAACTGGTTATTTACCATTATTTTGCCGGTATTCGTGTTAAGCAATGCCTCGTGTACACTTGTCGGCATCCGGGACACCACCTCGGCTCCAGCAGCTGACTGCCTTTGATGTTGTTGCTGTAGTGACGTATCGCGACTAGGATGGTCTAGTCGAGTATTTATGTGCTTGGGACCTACAAGGGCGATCAACATATAAGGTTCATTTTGGAAAACTTATATCTAGCGTTGAACGTTATCTTTAAAGATATTAGACATGCTCTGGTTTTCCACTATTCTCATTGGATAATACATAGATACGCGAGGTCCGATATATAGCATATCGACTCAGTGTAACATCCGCTTCGATCGTTTATttatgtcattatttcaagtacaTTTATAAATCCTGACAAACCTGCAGTGTTTTATACAGGCCTGTGAAGGCTTTGTCAACGCTCGCTTGAAAACAATAccaaatcaccaggtccgtctttaattttTAAACGGACAACTATGTCCAACCAGTGGAAGCATATAATCGGAAATGGCCCTAATTTAAAAACACCGAGTCAACATCCTTTTGTGAACTTCATTGCCCTacgttgagttcttcagggtggcgtTCTATTGCCATTGTTTTTCTTGTGATTTTTAATCGAAACACTTTTCATGACTGGATATTTTGCAAAACAAGCTACGATTTTAGATGTTGTGAAACAACTGTGaatattgtacaattgtacagaTTTAAATGTTGTGTTACGACTGTGAATACTTTACAAAGGATACATGAACTTAGATGTTGTGTACGATTGAACGCAATGAACTCCATATCTATAACGcctttaattttgtttacacaTCAGTGCCATTAGTGCAGACATATTACTTAACTCAACATGATGATGAGCATAATTCATAAAACACAATGAACATGTATTAGCATGTATCACTACTCTTGGTTGCGTCTATTTACAAACTTTATGGGTTATGAAAATGCAATGActgtcaatgtttacaaaacaattacatttgTTGTCATTGAATAGaacaaaacaattaatatcgtaatacaataaaaacaacTGTACATACCTGTAGCGACTGGGTATCTATTGTTAGCGGCAGAAGTCAGTTGTATCGGGACTTGTCCGCGTGAATTTGCCTGTTGGATAGCAATAGGGAAGCGATTGTCGCTACTACTGTCGCTTGGCTTTGGGACAATTGAACGTTGGTCCGAGGTACCAGTCACATTGGGGTATACAACAGTCCCCGCGGTGGTTGCCAGGGGAACTGTTCGTGCTCCTACGAGTACACGTTGTGTATGATCGCCCTTGTCTGACTGTGGTACAGTTTGTGTGGTCAGTGGAGGCCGCTGAAGCACGAGCAAAGAATTCTGGGTACTAGCTAAATAAGACTGCGCAGTTGAAACTAAACCATTGTTTGAACTTTGGCTTGCGACATTAACTGGAACTCGAAGTCTATTGGCTAATTGTGTCTGTATTACTGGGTTCACATTTTGACCCACATAAGGTGTCATAAAACGAGCCTGTCCTGTTGACGATGTCATGTGAAGGGGAATCTGGCCCTGACTAGAGCTAGCCATGGCGCCATGTGTGACTTGGGACTGGATATGTTGCTGCTGAGATTTGTTTTGCTGAACTACGACATTCTCTTGTGACTGCGATTGATGTGTTTGTTGATGTTGTCgtgtttgattttttaaagtCTGGTTTTGCAGctgttgttgctgctgctgaATATGGTGCTGCACACGCTCAGTAAACTGTTGTTGCTGTATTcgttgttgttgctgttgttcCTTTTGGAACATAcgttgtttgtgtttttgttccCGCTTAATTAACTCACTTTGAATCTGCTGCGGATTACGAATCATTTTTGATATACGGTTACGTGGATGTTGTTGTTGACCAACTCTCATTGCATATTGTTGCTGTTTCCTTTCTGCTTCTTTTATCTTTAATTGTGCATTTTCTTCAATACTTTTAAGAAGTTGTGGATCAATATGGCAGTTGATTGGAGTCACTGATTGGTCTGTAtgtgtttttgatttttgagtAGCATTTTCAGAATCATCCAACCGTTGTCGTTTTGCCAAAGCTTCATTTAACTCTCGCTGGACAACCATTTCAGTGTCTTGATTCTTATCAGGTATATATGATTGATGGATAGTCTGTGTTTCGAGACTTGCACACGAGGATCCTGCAGAAGTATTCTTAACCGTTTCTTCTACCAATTGTGACAAAGTTTGAGGAGAAGAACTTGGTTGCATTTCTCCACTTTGAACTTTCGAGCGAACATCATCCGACACAAAAACTGCTTTACTATGTTGTTCAGAAACATAAGTCCCCTTTACACTTTGCGGAGAGGGAGACGATCCCGCGTTTGTCGAAACGACGCCCCCTTTTACCATTTTAGAATGAAGATTTCGGTTTAATTTCGTCTTATGTTCCAAAAATGAAGGCAATGGATAAATCAATTGGCCGGCACTCTGGAATGGGGTTTGTCCATGTGCCTGAGGTGGCGCAAATTTCTGTGGTTTATTGGTAGAATATTCAATAGGGGGCTTCGTTAAAGGTTCTTTTCTTTTCATGAAGGGGCCGGTTCCGTCAATATGTGCTGGTTTTTCTACTTTACACATGTCAATTTCGTGACTGAGTTCTACGATATTTTCTCTGACGTTCATATGAGCAGGCGCCGGTGTGCATTTTGCATCAGTCAGGCCTTGCTCCGGAAAATGAGGGGAAGCATATCTGCGTCTGTTACGCAAAGCGTTGTTGATTTTCCCTAGTAATTCGGCCTGATGTTTTGAGTGTTTTCCGTTTTTCATTTGTGATAACGCTGGTGAAAGATTGAGAGTACCTTCGCTTACCGGCTGATTACCCAAATTGCCACCATTTAGATTACGGGATTTTCTCTGGATACCTAACTGTCTTAACAAATTTGCTTTTTCATTCTTTAACTTTATCAAATCCTCCCGTTCTTTCGCCATTCGCGCTTCGCGTTCTTGGATCATTCTATATTCTATTAAATGTTTATACACTTCCTTGTCAAGCGCTTTTGTTTGAGGAGACAACGTGACTTTCTGTGCATGCCTATTGAATACGCTGTTGAACTGACTCTCGGAAGCTCTACTAACGGAAGAGGTTGATGGACCGACGATCGCCTGACTAGAATCAGTCGATGTAGAAGAAACTGAGTTAACTGATGTACATACAGTAACAACGGTAGTCACAGGTGCCGGGCTTGCATTGACCACATTCTCTGGCGTGGCAGGGGACGGCGTACTACATGGTAATTGCACGGTGTTGCCTTGTAAACGTTTATTATTACTTTCGCCCTCGTCAGCTTTATCATCTCCCATATCGCGATGGCACGACTTCTGATGAAGATCATGAGTGGGACTTTTCTGACGAGGATCCTCCTGTGTTGACAGTTCTCTCTGTCGAtctgtacaaaaataaacatttacaagTATAGAAAGCAAGCATCACAAACCACCTGAACTGAAATCAACGATTTGTGATATGTTTGATTAATTCAATTAAATACTGATTGCATTAAAACTCTTAAGAGTCAAATTATTTAACACAAGAGATATATTAAAGTACCTCTACCTTTCCGaagcaaaatttaaatgtttcttaaaattataaataacataagaaaatatatatcgacaTAAGATGAAGTAACagcaaacatatgcaagatttcctgtgtagTATATGATGACTGTGGAGATTCAgttcgctgttttgctgtctggcgcagtaatagtcaactaTCACGCGATATTTAGGACGACTGCAGGAAACATTAGACGTCCCACgttatggaaattaacattttatttcttttcatttttttttccagaaaaatgatgataagtgtagtattaacggtagtTAGTAACTTTTGCGACTTTACAAAATcttcgatcttgttttacattcccattttgaaaattaaaatcggaaaggtagtgggcttttaaaaatataatctgCTGCAGATTGAAAGCTGAAAATCGAAACTACATGTTATTATTATATTCAGCTGCAGAAGACTGTGATACAGTCGAAGTATACCATTAGTGATGATATTCTCTGAGTTTAATTGAATTTAAACATGGTCcaagaaaaagagaaaaatgtctatagttGGCACTCGAAATATGAAATTTTGGCTAATATTGTTTTACCTATCGGAGGCTTCATACATAAATCCAGAGGCGTGTATTCGTCTGTCGAtttactctccacatcagtttttgttttcttttcgcTATAAGAATAAAGATAATGTAAACCTTACCAGGAATAACTGGTAGATACATCACTGTATACAGCGGAAATGAGGATATTGTAATAGCTGTTTTCTTGAAATTTTGGATTTGACTCATACGATCAAgttctttgaaaatatttattttgaggAGTATATAAGATATgcattttaacatttattaCTGCTATCTGAATCGAaggtttatatttaaaaatctaAACCGTCAAAATTGAGGGTTTTGTACCCAAGATAAAATGACTATTGTATGCGATCTGGAATCGAGAATGTAGTTTTAAAATCCTAAAGCTTTATGGCTTCAATGTTCAGAAGTACTAGCTCTATTCAAGAAGacttttcaaaaatgaaaacacgTGAAGAATAATGAAAGACTCTTCCCTAAAGCTAGAGAGATACCATTGATACTTTACATTTGCTAATATTCGCGGGTTCATTCAAATTCGTGAAATTTCATACCTcgcaaaaatcaaaatcatatttttatatattccgtctttgcatattacagagttagctaccttgcgggtaggtatcgattgttacgtcattattttgtgagcgcaattcacgtcgtcgttttctccgaaaagtatgacgttaagctcgaaaacacatgacgtcacaatcaatacctacccgcaagggcagataactctgtaatatgcaaatacagaataacagTCTGTCGGATGAATAACATTTTCAAAGGCTACAAAGGTAATCCACGAAAATAATCCCCCATTAGTAAGCTTCGAACAGTAAACCGCGAAATTTTACACCCGTGAAATCTAATAACTGTACAGTACTTGATATCTCTTACCTGATTTGTGAACTTTCCATTTGACGTTGCGGTACGGGGATGTCGCCCACAGCTGTAGTTGTGGACACCTCCGTGTCCACCCCGCTATCAACAGACGTGTCCAGTTTGGGTATCTCATTGAAGCCTGACTCTAATGTTGTACCCTTATCCTGAGTATCGACGATTTCCTCTTTTTTGTACTTATTCTCCAACCAGTTGTGTCGTGGGAACTCTTGGACGAGTCTATCGACGTCATCGACGGTCGTTTTCATCTTCAAGTTTTCCTGTTTCAAGTTCACTCTTCGTCGCTTAGGAGGCAGAATAGTTGGTAGATCATCGTCGTCtgcaatagaaaaaaaatctatgagACACCCCTgctcaaaatatgaaaattgtcaATTAACGACTGCTTTTGGTTCCTACGATGTTAACTAAGCTACAATGTTAAGCCATTGCATTGTAACGACTATGATGCTGTCACcatgataaaacattttgttatctcccctttgctGTAGGCACTGATTGGTACGTCATCATTTTTAGtgttttttgaaaatatgacattacaCTAAAAAATGCATGTCTTAACAAATCAGTATTCTGCGGCAAGAGTGCAGTAAGTTAAAGATAAGAGACGTACAAAGCAGAAAAAAGATAAGTGACTTATTACGTAACAGGATAAAGACAAGACCCTTATACAAAACGACCAAGTCACTTATAGATACGACAAAGATAAATAACTTAGATAACGCGATAAAGATAGTCACTTAAATAACGGGAAAAAGATAAGTCACTTATACAACGGGACATAGATAAGTCACTTAAACAACGGGACAAAGATAAGTCACTTATACAACGGGACATAGATAAGTCACTTAAACAACGGGACAAAGATAAGTCACTTATAAAACGGGACAAAAATAAGTAACTTAGATAACGGGATAAAGATAAGTCACTTAAATAATGGGAAAAAGATAAGTCACTTATACAACGGGACATAGATAAGTCACTTAAACGACGGGACAAAGATAAGTCACTTATACAACGGGACATAGATAAGTCACTTAAACAACGGGACAAAGATAAGTCACTTATAAAACGGGACAAAAATAAGTCACTTATACAACGGGACAAAGACAAGAACCTTATAAGACAGTATAtacttaaataattttttaacattgaaCAGTCTATCTTTTCATTATTGttaacaattaatttttattgCTATTATTCATGATACACTTCATTATATAGCTACGAATAGAACGCTTTAATATGTCGGCTGCGCTCAGTATTTACGAGTAGAATTTATAACGAACAATCTGGCACAAGTGGAAAGCATTGTTCTTCCGGATGTAATATAAGTGGCTAGACCGAAAGGAATACGGAATTGGCCACTTACACGTTTACTTCCTTCACTCTGTGTTGTTCTCgaatgaaataatttgtaatgACCCGCTAAtccaataatttgatataatcaaactaaatagtaaatactCATATTTAGCTTATTATTTACTGGTGTATTGACTTCGTGACTTAAGGGTAGAGGTGTGGTTAGTCAAAACAAACAGGAGGGCGTGGTCAGTAAACATAAACGGGGAAAAGACGTGGTCAGTCACAACAAACAAGGAGCGCGGTCAGTCAATATAAACATGGAGGCGTGGTCAGTCAACATAAACAAGGAGGCGTGGTCAGTCAATATAAACAGGGAGGAAGCGTGGTCAGTCAAAGCAAATACAGAGGCGTGGTCAGTCAACATAAACAGGAAGGAAGCGTAgtcaatcaaaacaaacaagGAGGCGTGGTCAGTCAACATAAACAAGGAGGCGTGGTCAGTCAATATACACAGGGAGAGGCGCGGTCAATCAATATCAACAGGGAGGAAGCGTGGTCTGTCAAAACAAACAAGGAGGCGTTGTCAGTCAACATAAACATGGAGAAGGCGTGGTCAGTCAATATAAGCAGGGAAGAGTCGTGGTCAGTCAAAACCAACAAGAAGGCTGTCAGTCAGTGGTCAATATAAACAGGAGGGTGGTAGTCAAATAAACAGGAGGTGTGGTCAGTCAATATAAACATGGAGGTGTGGTCAGTCAATAAAAACAGGGTGGTCAGTCAAAAACAGGAGGTGTGGTCAGTCAAAAAAGGGGTTCAACATAAACATGGAGGTGTGGTCAGTCAATATAAACATGGAGGTGTGGTCAGTCAACATAAACAGGAGGGTGGTCAGTCAAATAAACAGGAGGTGGTGGTCAGTCAATATAAAAGGAGGCGTGGTCAGTCAATATAAACATGGAGGGTGTGGTCAGTCAATATAAAACAAGGGGTGTGGTCAGTCAAATAAACAG
The Argopecten irradians isolate NY chromosome 9, Ai_NY, whole genome shotgun sequence DNA segment above includes these coding regions:
- the LOC138331320 gene encoding serine-rich adhesin for platelets-like isoform X2, giving the protein MHGMETPQPNLVTWDYSNRYNAAPNLQYARQFPYEQCDNNIYWISSSSSYDVGKASGWNHSDKPPIPKLKIRPVKSLPETEMQGRRGSSNAYGYPLSRGPFSRRGHHSRPFPSPRPLTRGRGRPVGRPREHHTRGRGRANASRSNLGGRNSDALKTKCVIPNQQNDSESTTHTLRATNIEESDIIKVNPSVPRNIEQVYSRAADGLEDSMSMKENSASLQCETDKLLLENYSKWKDNVNEIESELDSTTNSFDHISKLSRTRISLSELPLSSDKIEVALQKMYPDMFNKQLQVKVKKLESPSSESESPHSCASSLSSITAPPVSCTATINNSETVVSSVDTGSTHSISSNVSVNESVQCTNEIVSPTPSVEDSLKKAKITTVLQFNISKLKSKLKSVKIPGPVTQQSTETQTESFVLESADNQSVSPTPPQIPNESPSLISVSEAPSYNEDSSQLPPPILQPINYVDLDSHDSSFELQPAQNDKDTMDESVDNDTNEETGTKIETVSDDNSLTVVMVETKESLSEAELCAEKETIDLSNDEKQAYAIEMCKENHLIDNLAYEYESTPETTRSEISDVLPESDDKLDKIEVFREQEADDTNCETVDTTTVDTGCDKTMETEPEEEKMSLSLELDLISTDCSSVQSSIQVTKEPTTNSEDVKDNKSVIVQESLVLSNVESANLEDSVPSNVENLGAETYVVENFDFIGIEEHIESITDSTEGSAMDCSKDTNAISYPTVTQSDARNVVAVLVTSNNTPEEDKSSATEGAGKSEVNYDSDASDATVRYSDDEDHHPLKIDIPQDEEEDLRNDEKEVNAANTEADESTDTACSDIPQDILPDCIETDVSEKEEKESDQTQAPLLLSASDVPPPVAGKRKTRGKPKAKISNSISSDKTIKSNDLQVAGVRKKRKYNRKTNNVSKESPITESKEEKLTLTISRSPRKKMKDSHPLDCIDHSKKNVSTTHGNRNQGRSKRTLSGREVQRKRRISASKSRLTVINKRKKRGKKDAGFNFPDIKKIIEGDEDKQPNDDDDLPTILPPKRRRVNLKQENLKMKTTVDDVDRLVQEFPRHNWLENKYKKEEIVDTQDKGTTLESGFNEIPKLDTSVDSGVDTEVSTTTAVGDIPVPQRQMESSQISEKKTKTDVESKSTDEYTPLDLCMKPPIDRQRELSTQEDPRQKSPTHDLHQKSCHRDMGDDKADEGESNNKRLQGNTVQLPCSTPSPATPENVVNASPAPVTTVVTVCTSVNSVSSTSTDSSQAIVGPSTSSVSRASESQFNSVFNRHAQKVTLSPQTKALDKEVYKHLIEYRMIQEREARMAKEREDLIKLKNEKANLLRQLGIQRKSRNLNGGNLGNQPVSEGTLNLSPALSQMKNGKHSKHQAELLGKINNALRNRRRYASPHFPEQGLTDAKCTPAPAHMNVRENIVELSHEIDMCKVEKPAHIDGTGPFMKRKEPLTKPPIEYSTNKPQKFAPPQAHGQTPFQSAGQLIYPLPSFLEHKTKLNRNLHSKMVKGGVVSTNAGSSPSPQSVKGTYVSEQHSKAVFVSDDVRSKVQSGEMQPSSSPQTLSQLVEETVKNTSAGSSCASLETQTIHQSYIPDKNQDTEMVVQRELNEALAKRQRLDDSENATQKSKTHTDQSVTPINCHIDPQLLKSIEENAQLKIKEAERKQQQYAMRVGQQQHPRNRISKMIRNPQQIQSELIKREQKHKQRMFQKEQQQQQRIQQQQFTERVQHHIQQQQQQLQNQTLKNQTRQHQQTHQSQSQENVVVQQNKSQQQHIQSQVTHGAMASSSQGQIPLHMTSSTGQARFMTPYVGQNVNPVIQTQLANRLRVPVNVASQSSNNGLVSTAQSYLASTQNSLLVLQRPPLTTQTVPQSDKGDHTQRVLVGARTVPLATTAGTVVYPNVTGTSDQRSIVPKPSDSSSDNRFPIAIQQANSRGQVPIQLTSAANNRYPVATGPKHINTRLDHPSRDTSLQQQHQRQSAAGAEVVSRMPTSVHEALLNTNTGKIMNYNRMSTTTVQQQGTRYDIPVTYAPNVVIQRDNPPHLQQINGNCKVCGKSAMFLCSSCKQVWYCSQTCQLNHWVSHSHECKS